In the Agrococcus beijingensis genome, CGGCTCGGCACCAGCGAGGAGGCACGGGCGCGCCGGGCCGAGACGCTGCAGATCGCCATGCGCGTGTCGACCTCGGCGTCGGCGGTGCTGGCTGCCGCGCGCTACGTCGAGATCGCGACCGCCGACGCCGAGGCGCTCTCGGCCGAGCGCGACGGCGCCGAGCGGGCGCAGGCGCTGCACCAGCTCGGCATCGAGCCCGGCGGCACGGTGCCGCCACAGCTGCGGAAGCAGATCAAGGAGCTCGAGGACGCCCAGAAGCAGCGCGCGAAGCGCGGCATGCGCGACGGTGTCGACCGCATCCTCGTGGATCTGCTCTCGCTGTACCGCGACATCCTCATGACCCAGCTGGGCACCGGCCGCGAGCTCGTCAACGAGGCGATGCGCCCGACCGTGCAGGCCGCCGCCGACTACCTCGCGCGCGCCGCGGTGATCGAGGTGCTCGACCAGCTGCGGCTCGCGCGCGAGCGCATCGAGGCGAACGTGCCGCCGGTGCTGGCGCTCGAGGCGATGCTCGTGAGTGCCGCCCGGGCCGCCCAGCGGCGCTGACCGCCGCCGCACGGCCGCCCGGCCGGGCCAAGGGATAGCCCGTGGCAATATCCTGGCCGCATGCTCCGCTCCCGCCGCGGCTTCGCCGCACTCGTCGCCGCCTCGGCGAGCCTGCTCCTGCTGACGGGCTGCGTGCTGCTGCCGCCCGCGCTGCCCTCGCCCGGGCAGCCCTCCGGCTCCTCCGGCTCCTCCGGCTCGCCCAGCGGCCCCGGCAGCGTGTCGGCGCCGGTATGGAGCCCGACCGGGGAGGACGTGCCGGCCGACCTGGCGCCCTACTACGGCCAGAGCGTCGACTGGCAGGGGTGCGGCAGCAACTGGTGCGGCATGGTCACGGCCCCCATGGACTGGTACGGCTCGGTCGACGACGACATCGAGGTGTCGGTGGTCGTGGCGCCCGCGACGGGTGACCGCCTCGGGGCGATCCTGTACAACCCCGGCGGCCCGGGCGCATCCGGCGCCGACTACGTGCAGCAGTTCGCCGACTTCCTGGTCGCGCCCGAGGTGCGCGAGCGCTACGACCTCGTCGGCTTCGACCCCCGCGGCGTCGGCGGCTCGACCCCGATCTCGTGCTACGACGACCCGAAGGAGCTCTACGACTGGCTCTGGGAGCTGCCGCCGAGCCCGGCTCCCGAGCCGCTCAGCGACGAAGACCTGCAGCTGCAGCTCGAGGACGCCCAGTGGTTCGCCGACTCGTGCCTCGAGAACACCGGCCCGTTCCTGGAGTTCGTCGGCACCGAGCAGGTCGCCAGCGACATGGATCTCATCAGGGCGCTGCTCGGCGAGGAGAAGCTCGGCTACCTGGGCGTCTCCTACGGCACGCTCATCGGCTCGACCTACGCCGACCTGTTCCCCGAGAACGTCGGCCGCATGGTGCTCGACGCGGCGGTCGCGCCCGATGCCACCGACGACGAGGGCACGCTCTTCCAGGCCTCGGGATTCGAGCTCGCCTACGGCAACTTCGTCGACGACTGCCTGCAGCAGCGCGGCTGCCCGTTCACGGGCTCGCGCGACGAGGCGATGCAGCAGACGGCCGCCCTGCTCGACGCGCTCGACGACGACCCGATCGAGGTCGCCGACGGCCGCGGCCTCGGCTCCGGCGCGCTGTTCGTGGCCATCGCGGCGAACCTCTACAGCGACGCCCAGTGGTCGACGCTGCGCACCGTGCTGGCCGACGTCATGGCGGGTCGCGGCGAGAGCGCCTTCGCCCAGGCCGACGCCTACTACGGCGTGCGACCCGACGGCACCTTCGCCGACAACTCGCTCGAGGCCCTGATCGCCGTGAACTGCCTCGACGCGCCGGCGGTGACCGACTTCGACCAGGTGCGCGCCAACGCGCAGGAGATCATGGCGGCCGCGCCCACGCTCGGCCCCGACTTCGTCGGGCTCAGCAGCTGCGCCGCCTGGCCGTTCGAGGCGACCCGCGAGCCGCACGCGATCACCGCGCCGGGCGCCGATCCGATCATCGTCATCGGCGGCCTGAACGACCCGGCGACCCCCTACCAGCAGTCGGTCGAGCTGGCCGCGATGCTCGAGTCGGGCGTGCTCATCTCGGTCGACGCCGAGGGGCACAGCCAGTACAACGGCGTGAACCGGAACCGCTGCGTCGACGAGCCCGTCAACGAGTACTTCCTGACCGGGGTGGCGCCGACGGCCGACCTGACCTGCTGAGCCGCGCGGGCGGGATCAGCCGCGGCCCACGTCGCTCGGCCAGCGCCAGTCGGCGACCTCCGGCATGTCGACGCCGTGCTCGCGCGTGTGCGCCCGAGCCCGGGCACGCGCATCCGCCAGATGCTCGAGCACGTCGGCATGTGCCTCGGCCATGCCGGGCACGCGCTCGATGACGTCCATCGCCAGCCGGTAGCGGTCGAGGTCGTTGAGCATGACCATGTCGAACGGTGTGGTCGTCGTGCCGCGCTCGAGGTAGCCGTGCACGTGCAGCTGGTCGTGCCCCGCTCGCCTGTAGGTGAGCCGGTGGATGAGCCACGGATACCCGTGGTACGCGAACACGATCGGCTTGTCGCGCAGGAGGATGCGGTCGAACTCGGCGTCCGGCAGGCCGTGCGGATGCTGCTCCTCGGTCTGCAGGCGCATCAGGTCGACGACGTTCACCACCCGCACCGTCAGGTCGGGCACGAGCTCGCGCAGCAGCGCGGCGGCGGCCAGCACCTCGAGGGTCGGCACGTCCCCGGCGGCCGCCAGCACCGCATCCGGAGCCCGGTCGGCCGTCTCGTTGCCGGCCCACGGCAGGATGCCGAGGCCGCGCGTGCAGTGCTCGACGGCCTCCTCCATCGTCAGCCACTGCGGCTCGGCGTGCTTGCCGGCCACGACGACGTTGATGTAGCCGGTGGAGCGCAGGCAGTGGTCGGCGGTCGACAGCAGCGTGTTCGCGTCGAAGGGCAGGTAGACGCGCATCACGTCGGCGCTCTTGTTGAGGGCGACGTCGATGAAGCCCGGGTCCTGGTGGCTGAAGCCGTTGTGATCCTGCCGCCACACGTGGCTCGAGAGCAGGTAGTTGAGGCTCGCGATGGGCTCGCGCCACGGCACGTGCAGCGCGGCCTCGAGCCACTTGGCGTGCTGGTTGAGCATCGAGTCGACGATGTGCGCGAACGCCTCGTAGGTGTTGAGCAGGCCGTGCCGGCCGGTGAGCAGGTAGCCCTCGAGCCAGCCCTGGCAGAGGTGCTCGCTCAGCACCTCCATCACGCGCCCCGTCGGCGCCAGGTGCTCGTCGCTCGGCAGCGTGACGCCGTTCCACTGCTTCTCGGTCGCCGCGTAGACGCCGGGGGCCAGGCGATTGGATGCGGTCTCATCGGGCCCGAAGACCCGGAACGTCTCCGGGTTGTCGCGGATGACCTCGGCGAGCCAGGCGCCGAGCACGCCGGTGGACTCCTCGTCGTCGGCGCCGCGGGCCGCGACGTCGACCTCGAAGGCGTGATCGCGGAAGTCGGTCAGCCGGAGGTCGCGGCGCAGGAGGCCGCCGTTGGCGACCGGGATGGCGCTCATGCGGAGGTCGCCATCGGGCGCGTGGGTGGCGACGATCGGTGCCGGGGCGCCGTGCTCGTCGAACAGCTCGTCGGGGCGGTACGAGCGCAGCCACTCCTCGAGCTGGCGCCGGTGCCCCTCGTCGTCGCGCACGCCCGAGAGCGGCACCTGGTGCGCGCGCCAGGTGCCCTCGACCTGCTCGCCGTCCACGCGCTCCGGCCCGGTCCAGCCCTTCGGGCTGCGCAGCACGATCATCGGCCAGGCGGGACGGGCGCCCTGGCGCCCCGCAGCCGCATCCGCCTTCGCATCCGCCTTGATCGTCGCGATGCGGTCGAGCGCGTCGTCGAGCGCGGCGGCGAAGCGCGCGTGCGACTCCTCGGTCGGCTCGCCCTCACCGACCGAGACGACGATGGGCTCGTGGCCGTAGCCGCGCATGAGCGCGACCAGCTCGGCCTCGGGGATGCGCGCGAGCACCGTCGGGTTCGCGATCTTGTAGCCGTTGAGGTGCAGGATCGGCAGCACGACGCCGTCGGCTTCGGGGTTGGCGAATTTGTTGCTGTGCCAGGCGGCCGCCAGCGGCCCCGTCTCGGCCTCGCCGTCGCCGATGACGCAGGCGACGAGCAGGTCGGGGTCGTCGAAGGCGGCGCCGTAGGCGTGCGCGAGCGAGTAGCCGAGCTCGCCGCCCTCGTTGATCGAGCCGGGCGTCTCGGGCGCGGCGTGGCTGGGGATGCCGCCGGGGAACGAGAACTGGCGGAAGAGGCGCTGCATGCCGCGCTCGTCGCGCGTGATCTCGGGGAAGCGCTCGGAGTAGGCGCCGTCGAGGTAGGCGGCGGCGACCACGCCAGGGCCGCCGTGCCCGGGGCCGGTGACGAAGAGCGCGCGCTGATCGCGCTCGCGGATCGCGCGGTTCAGGTGCGCCTGCACGAACGTGAGCCCCGGCGTGGTGCCCCAGTGGCCGAGCAGGCGCGACTTCAGGTGCTCGCGGGCGAGCGGCTCGCGCAGCAGCGGGTTGTCGAGCAGGTAGATCTGCCCGACGCTCAGGTAGTTCGCGGCCCGCCACCACGCGTCGACCTGCGCGAGGTCGTTCGCCGTCGGTGCGGACTGCCGGTGCTGCCACGTTGCCATGCCTTCGAGCCTGGTGGAGCGCATCCGCTCGGTCAAGGAACCGGCCCGGGACTCGGCCGAGCTCGTCGCGCGGGATCGTCGGTCGGCCGTGTCATGCGCTATGATCGTTGATCGTGCCTCGGCACGCCGCCTTAGCTCAGTCGGCAGAGCGATTCACTCGTAATGAATAGGTCCGGAGTTCGATTCTCCGAGGCGGCACCAGCGCGCAGGGCCCCGCAGAAGCGGGGCCTTCGTCGTGTCTGCCGCTACCCGCTACTGGGCTGGTTCGGTAGAGGTGTCCGCCTGCATTCGGCGCTCGCGCCGGAGCCTGCCGAACGCGCCGACCAGCGCGCGCGCCGCGACGTCGCTCACGCCGTCGATCAGCAGCAGTGCGACCGTGCCGCCGACGATGAATGCGATCAGCACCAAGACCATCTCCATGGCTACGACTCATCCTCGATCGTCGACGTTCGCTCAGCATAGGTCGCGGCAGCGTCGCGCGACAGGGGCCCAGGCCGAGAATCCGCCCCGGCCGTTAGCCTGAGCGCATGAACCGCGCACTCCTCATCGTCGACGTGCAGAACGACTTCACCGAGGGCGGCGCCCTCGGCACGCAGGGCGGTGCCGCCGCCGCCGCCGCGATCACCGAGCACCTCCGCACCCACGCCTACGACCTCGTCGCCGCCAGCCGCGACTGGCACGACGGCGAGAACGACAACGGCGGCCACTTCGCGAGCGGTGAGCCCGACTTCGTCGACACCTGGCCCGCGCACTGCGTCGCCGGCACCGAAGGGGCCGAGTACCACCCGGCGCTCGACGTGCTGGCGATCGACGTGCACATCAAGAAGGGGCAGGGCAAGCCCGCCTACTCGGCGTTCGAGGGCACGACCGACGACGGCGAGACGCTCGACGAGGTGCTCGAGGAGCAGGGCATCGAGGCGCTCGACGTCGTCGGCATCGCCACCGACTACTGCGTCAAGGCATCCGCGCTCGACGCGGCGCTCGCGGGCCTCAAGGTGCGGGTGATCGACGGGCTGACGTCGGCCGTCTCGCCGGAGTCGCGCGCGACGGCGCTCGACGAGCTGCGCGACGCAGGCGTCGAGGTCGTCGCCACGGCGTGAATATTTGCTTAGCCATCCATAAGTAGTTCGACAACATGTAGTCTGCCTGCATGGCTTCCTCTCCGTCGCACGCCCGCACCGCACGCAGAGGCGTGCCCGTCTGGCTCCGGGTGCTCATCCCGGCCGTGCTGATCCTCGGCTGGCTCGCGGCGATGGGCCTCGGCGGCCCCACGTTCGGCCGCCTCTCGAGCGTCGTCTCGAACGACCAGACGAGCTTCCTGCCCTCCAGCGCCGAATCGACCGAGGTGCAGGCCGTGCTCACCGAGTTCCTCGGCGCCGACGAGATCCCGGCGATCGTCGTGGTGGCGGGGCAGGACGACCTCGACGCATCCGCCCTCACTGCCGTCGACGAGCTGCAGCAGGCGGTCGTCGACATCGAGGGCGTGGTCGAGTCGTCGCCGGTGATCCCCAGCGACGACGGGCAGGCGGCGCAGATCGTCGTGCTGCTCGACGCGAGCGGCTCCTCCGAGCAGCTCACCGACAGCGTCGAGGCGCTGCGCGCCGAGGTGGCGGATGCGGGCCTCGGCGAGGGCGTCGAGGTCGCGGTCACCGGGCCGGCCGGCTTCAGCGCCGACATCGGGGCGGCGTTCGCGGGCATCGACGGGATCCTGCTGCTGGTGGCGCTCGGCGCGGTCTTCGTGATCCTGGTGATCGTCTACCGCTCGCCGCTGCTGCCGGTGCTCGTGCTCCTCACCTCGGTCGCGGCGCTGTGCCTGGCGATCCTGGTGGTGTTCGGGCTCGCGCAGGCGGGCGTGCTGACGCTCAGCGGGCAGACGCAGGGCATCCTCTTCATCCTGGTGGTGGGTGCCGCCACCGACTACGCGCTGCTCTACACCGCGCGCTTCCGCGAGGCGCTCGGCGAGACCCGCTCGCGCTGGCAGGCCACGCTGCGGTCGCTGCGCGGCTCCGCCGAGCCGATCGTCGCCTCGGGCGGCACGGTGATCGCGGGCCTGCTGTGCCTGCTGCTGAGCGACCTGGTCTCGAACCAGCAGCTCGGCCCGGTCGCCGCGATCGGCATCGCGGCCTCGATCCTGGCCGGCCTGACGCTGCTGCCGGCGCTGCTGCTCGCCTTCGGCCGCGTCGCGTTCTGGCCGTTCGCGCCCACGCCCGAGCGCCCGCGCACGAAGCCCGCGGGCAAGGGCCTCTGGGGCGGCGTCGCCCGGCTCGTCGACCGGCGCACCCGCACGGTCTGGATCGCGACCGCGGTCGTGCTCGGCATCGGCGCCCTCGGCGTGACGCAGCTGCAGGCCGACGGCGTGCCCTCGAGCGAGTTCGTCGTCGGCGAGTCCGAGGCCCGCGACGGGCAGGCGCTGCTCTCGGCGCACTTCCCGGGCGGCTCCGGCTCGCCCACGCAGATCGTCGTGCCCGAGGCCGATCAGGACTCGGTGGCGGATGCGGTGGCGGGCATCGACGGCGTCGAGAGCGTCACGGTCGTGAGCGAGGATTCCCCCTCCGGCACGATCCCCCTGCCGGTCGACCCCGCATCCCCGTTCGCCGCCGCGACCCCCACCGTCGTCGACGGCACCGTCCTGCTGCAGGCGACGCTTGCCGACGCGCCGGACAGCGACGCGGCGCAGGAGGCAGTGCGCGAGGTGCGCGACGGCGCCCACGCGGCATCGCCCGACGCAGCCGTCGGCGGCGCGACCGCGACCGCGATCGACACGAACGACGCATCCAGCCGTGACCGCGGCCTGATCATCCCGATCGTGCTCGCGGTGATCTCGCTGATCCTGATGCTGCTGCTGCGCTCGATCGTGGCGGCGGTGCTGCTGCTGGCGACGACCGTGCTGTCGTACTACACGGCGCTCGGCGTCGGCGCGGTGCTGCTCGGCTGGCTCGGCATCCCGGCGATGGACCCCTCGGTGCCGCTGTTCGCGTTCGTCTTCCTGGTGGCGCTGGGCGTCGACTACAACATCTTCCTGATGACGCGGGTGCGCGAGGAGGTCGGCCGGCTCGGCCATCGCGCGGGCGTGCTGAAGGGGCTGCGCGTGACCGGGGGCGTCATCACCTCGGCGGGCGTCGTGCTGGCGGCGACCTTCGCGGCGCTCGGGGTGATCCCGGTGCTGTTCCTGCTGCAGCTGGCGATCATCGTGGCGCTGGGCGTGCTCATCGACACGACGCTGGTGCGCTCGCTGCTGGTGCCGGCGCTCGCGCTCGAGATCGGTCCGAAGACGTGGTGGCCGTCGAAGCTGGCACGCGAGCGGTCGGATGCGGAGGAGCGCACGCCTGAGACGGCGCGCGTCGAGTCGTAGGCTGGGGGCAGACCCCGCGATCGGCGCGGCGACGCACTAGCGTCCGGCCGTGCGGATCGTATACGATCAAGCCACCCCGACGAAGGAGTCCTCCATGTCCTCCACGACCGCGACCCTCGAGACCAAGGTGCTCGACGACGTCCACGGCAAGCTGTTCATCGGCGGCGAGTGGATCGACGGCGAGCAGGGCACGATCGACGTGCGCGACCCCGCCACCGGCGAGGTCATCAAGCAGATCGCCAACGGCTCGGTCGAGGACGGCGTGCGCGCCCTCGACGCCGCCGTCGACGCGCAGGAGGCCTGGGGCCGCACGCCCGCGCGCGTGCGCGGCGAGATCCTGCGCAAGGCGTTCGACCTGCTGCAGGAGCGCAAGGAGGAGTTCGCGCTCCTCATGACCCTGGAGATGGGCAAGCCGCTGGCCGAGGCTCGCGGCGAGGTCGCCTACGGCGGCGAGTTCCTGCGCTGGTTCTCGGAGGAGGCCGTGCGCATCGACGGCCGCTACATGATGACCCCCGAGGGCACCGGCCAGATGATCGTCACGCACCGCCCCGTCGGCCCGTGCTTCCTCATCACCCCCTGGAACTTCCCGCTCGCGATGGCGACCCGCAAGCTCGGCCCGGCGCTCGCCGCCGGCTGCACCGCGGTCGTCAAGCCCGCGACCCTCACGCCGCTCACCACGCTCGCGCTCGTCGCGCTGCTCGAGGAGGCCGGGCTGCCGAAGGGCGTCGTCAACGTCATCACGACGAAGTCGACCGGTGCGCTCTCGGAGAAGCTGCTCGCCGACCCGCGCCTGCGCAAGGTCTCGTTCACCGGCTCGACGCCCGTCGGCGTGAACCTGCTGAAGCAGGCCGCCGACAACGTGCTGAAGGCCTCGATGGAGCTCGGCGGCAACGCCCCGTTCGTCGTGTTCGACGACGCGGACCTCGACAAGGCCGTGGAGGGCGCGCTGCTGGCGAAGTTCCGCAACATCGGCCAGGCATGCACCGCGGCCAACCGCTTCATCGTGCACGAGTCGCTGGCCGACGAGTTCGCGCAGCGCGTCGGCGACGCGGTCAAGGCCATGAAGATCGGCCGCGGCACCGAGGAGGGCGTCACGATCGGCCCGCTCGTCGAGGACAAGGCCGTCGCGAACGCCGTGCGGCTCGTCGAGTCGGCGGTCGCCGACGGCGCGACGCTCGTCACCGGCGGCAAGGCGATCGACGGGCCCGGCTCGTTCTTCGAGCCGACCGTGCTCGACGGCGTCAACGCCGACATGGCGGTCTCGATCGAGGAGATCTTCGGCCCGGTCGTCGCGATCCAGCGCTTCCGCACCGAGGAGGAGGCGGTGCGGCTCGCGAACGGCAGCGAGTACGGCCTGGTCGGCTACGTCTTCACCGAGGACACCAAGCGCGGCCAGCGCATGATCGAGCTGATCGACACCGGCATGATGGGCCTCAACGTGGGCGTCGTCTCGAACGCCGCAGGCCCCTTCGGCGGCGTCAAGCAGTCGGGCCTCGGCCGCGAGGGCGGCGCCGAGGGCATCCACGAGTACCTCGAGACGAAGTACACGCTGATGCCCAACCCCTTCGCCTGATCTCCGAGGGCCCGGCCGGAGCCCAGTGCCCGGCCGGGTTCTGCACAACGCAAGCCCGCCGAGCTGATTCCGCGGCGCCGCAGCCCCGATGGGTGCGGCAGCCGCAGAGCGGTCCCCGCGGGCTTGCGTTGTGCTGGAGGCGAGACGCAGGGGCGGGGCGGATGGGTTCCTGTCAGTCCGCGGGCGCGAGCAGCTGGTGGGTGGCGAGCTCGCGGTAGAGCGGCGACGTGTCGAGCAGCTCGGCGTGCGTGCCGGTCGCCAGCACCCTGCCGCCGTCGAGCACGACGATCTGGTCGGCGTCGACGACCGTCGCCAGCCGGTGCGCGATCACGAGCGTCGTGCGGCCCTCGCTCGCCACCTCGAGCGCAGCCCGCAGCGACGCCTCGTTGCGCGCGTCGAGGTTGGCGGTCGACTCGTCGAGCAGCAGGATCGGCGTCGCCGCCAGCAGCGCGCGGGCGATCGCCAGCCGCTGGCGCTCACCGCCGGAGAGCAGCACGCCGCCCTCGCCGACCTCGGCGTCGAGCCCCCGCGGCGCGCGCCGCACCAGGTCGCCGAGGTTCACCGCGTCGAGCGCCTCGAGCAGCTGCCGGTCCTGCGCATCGGGGGCGGCGAGGCGCAGGTTGTCGCGGAGGGTTCCGGCGAGCACCGGGGAATCCTGCTCGACGTAGCCGATCAGTGAGCGCAGGCTCTCCCGGTCGACCTCGCGCACGTCGACGCCGCCGATGCGCACCGACCCCGCATCGACGTCGTAGAAGCGCTCGACGAGCGCGAACGTCGTCGACTTCCCGGCGCCAGAGGGGCCGACGAGCGCCGTGCGCGTGCCGGCCGGCACGGCGAACGAGACGCGCTCGAGCACCGTGCGCGGCTCCTCGGCCGAGGGGTACGCGAACGAGACGTCGTCGAACGCGACCATGGGCGCACCCGGCCGAGGTGCCAGCGCGACGTCGGCGTCCGCATCCGCCTCGCTCGGCAGCCGCACGATCTCCTGGATGCGTCCGAGCGCGCCGAGCGCGACGCTCACGGCCGAGATCGCGCCGGCGAGCTGCCCGAGCGGCATGATCATGAGGAAGAGGAACAGCAGGAAGCCGACGAGCTGCGCGATGCCGATCTCACCGGTCGCGACGCGCAGCCCGCCGACGCCGAGCACGACGAGGAACGCCAGCTGGAGCGCGACGCCGAAGAGCGGCACGACGAGCGCGGAGATCCGAGCCACGCGCACGCCCGCATCGAAGGCGCCGGCAGAGCGCTCGTCGATGGCCGCGGCCTCCCGCGCGGTCGCGCCGGCGGCCCGCACGGTGCGCACGGCGCTGATCGCGCGCTCGAGCGCGCTCGTGAGGTGGCCGACCTGCTCCTGCGCCTGCCGCGACGCGCGCGTGAGCATGGGCATGACGGCGAGCATCACGGCGATGGCGCCGGCGAGCACGAGCACGGTCAGCCCGAGCAGCAGCGGATCGATGATGAGCATCGCGATGACAGCGCCGACGAGCGTGAGCACCCCGCCGATCGACTCCACGAGGCCCTGCGTGAGCACGGCGCGCAGCAGCGTCGTGTCGCTGCCGACGCGGCTGACGAGGTCGCCGATGCGCCGCTCGTCGAACTGCGCGATCGGGAGCCGCAGCATGCGCGCGACGAGCGTCCGTCGCGTGCGCAGCACGACGTGCTCACCCAGCACCTGCAGCAGGAAGTGCTGGAAGCCGTCGAGCACCGCGCCGACCACGACGATCACGAGCAGCAGCACCGGCAGCCATGCGAGCGGCCGCTCCTGCTCGACCCGCGCGATGAGCTCCTGTGCGAGCGCGGGCTGCGCGAGCGCGAAGCCCGCGCCGAGCACCGAGAGCACGATCGCCCCAGCCAGCAGCCCCTTTTTCGGGAACAGATAGGGCAGCAGGTCGCGCACGCTCGCGCGCGGCCCGTCATCCGCGCTGCGCCGCCTGCCGAACATTCCTCGTCGCTCGCTCATCGCATCCATTCTCCCGCCTCCCGCGCGTGCCGATGTCGGTGGCAGGGCCTAGCATCGGGTCTCGTGCCAGCACCTGTCATCGAGGCCAAGGGCCTGACGAAGCGATACGGCGACTTCACGGCAGTCGACGGCATCGACTTCGCCATCGAGCCGGGGGAGGCCTTCGGCTTCCTCGGGCCCAACGGCGCCGGCAAGTCGACCACGATGCGCATGATCGCGGCGACCTCCACGCGCACCTCGGGCGACCTCAGCGTGCTCGGCTTCGATCCCGCCGATCACGGCCCCGAGATCCGCGCGCAGCTGGGCATCGTGCCGCAGGCCGACCAGCTCGACGAGGAGCTGCGGGTGATCGACAACCTCATCGTCTACGGCCGCTACTTCGGGCTGCCGCTCGACTACGTGCGCCGCCGAGCCGAGGAGCTGCTCGAGTTCGCGCAGCTGACCGAGAAGCGCAAGGCGCGCGTCGACGGCCTCTCGGGCGGCATGAAGCGGCGCCTCACGATCGCCCGTGGGCTGATCAACGCGCCGAAGGCGATGCTGCTCGACGAGCCGACCACCGGGCTCGACCCGCAGGCGCGGCACGTGCTGTGGGATCGGCTGTTCCGGCTCAAGGAGGAGGGCACGACGCTCGTGCTCACCACCCACTACATGGACGAGGCGGAGCAGCTCTGCGACCGGCTGGTGGTCGTCGACAAGGGCCGGATCGTCGCGGAGGGCAGCCCGGCAGCCCTCATCAAGCAGTACTCCACCCGCGAGGTGCTCGAGGTGCGCTTCGGCTCGTCGCGCAACGAGGAGGCGGCGCGGGCGATCGACGGCATCGGCTCGCGCATCGAGGTGCTGCCCGACCGCGTGCTCGTCTACGACGACGACGGAGAGGCGGCGATGGCGGCCGTGCACGAGCGCGGTCTCGCGCCGATCACGAGCCTGGTGCGCCGCTCGAGCCTGGAAGACGTGTTCCTGCGCCTGACGGGAAGGTCGCTGATCGAATGAGCGGCATCAGCATGCAGGCCAGCGGCCTGGCGGCGAGCGGCAGCGTCGACCACGCCCTCGTCGCCCGTCGCTCGCGCGTCTGGGGCTGGTGGTTCGTGGCCGAGCACCGCATCCGCGCCATGCGCTCCTACGTCGCCTCGGCGGTGCTCATCGGCATCGGCTCGCCGTTCCTGTTCCTCATCGGGCTGGGCGTCG is a window encoding:
- a CDS encoding alpha/beta fold hydrolase, translated to MLRSRRGFAALVAASASLLLLTGCVLLPPALPSPGQPSGSSGSSGSPSGPGSVSAPVWSPTGEDVPADLAPYYGQSVDWQGCGSNWCGMVTAPMDWYGSVDDDIEVSVVVAPATGDRLGAILYNPGGPGASGADYVQQFADFLVAPEVRERYDLVGFDPRGVGGSTPISCYDDPKELYDWLWELPPSPAPEPLSDEDLQLQLEDAQWFADSCLENTGPFLEFVGTEQVASDMDLIRALLGEEKLGYLGVSYGTLIGSTYADLFPENVGRMVLDAAVAPDATDDEGTLFQASGFELAYGNFVDDCLQQRGCPFTGSRDEAMQQTAALLDALDDDPIEVADGRGLGSGALFVAIAANLYSDAQWSTLRTVLADVMAGRGESAFAQADAYYGVRPDGTFADNSLEALIAVNCLDAPAVTDFDQVRANAQEIMAAAPTLGPDFVGLSSCAAWPFEATREPHAITAPGADPIIVIGGLNDPATPYQQSVELAAMLESGVLISVDAEGHSQYNGVNRNRCVDEPVNEYFLTGVAPTADLTC
- a CDS encoding MMPL family transporter, whose translation is MASSPSHARTARRGVPVWLRVLIPAVLILGWLAAMGLGGPTFGRLSSVVSNDQTSFLPSSAESTEVQAVLTEFLGADEIPAIVVVAGQDDLDASALTAVDELQQAVVDIEGVVESSPVIPSDDGQAAQIVVLLDASGSSEQLTDSVEALRAEVADAGLGEGVEVAVTGPAGFSADIGAAFAGIDGILLLVALGAVFVILVIVYRSPLLPVLVLLTSVAALCLAILVVFGLAQAGVLTLSGQTQGILFILVVGAATDYALLYTARFREALGETRSRWQATLRSLRGSAEPIVASGGTVIAGLLCLLLSDLVSNQQLGPVAAIGIAASILAGLTLLPALLLAFGRVAFWPFAPTPERPRTKPAGKGLWGGVARLVDRRTRTVWIATAVVLGIGALGVTQLQADGVPSSEFVVGESEARDGQALLSAHFPGGSGSPTQIVVPEADQDSVADAVAGIDGVESVTVVSEDSPSGTIPLPVDPASPFAAATPTVVDGTVLLQATLADAPDSDAAQEAVREVRDGAHAASPDAAVGGATATAIDTNDASSRDRGLIIPIVLAVISLILMLLLRSIVAAVLLLATTVLSYYTALGVGAVLLGWLGIPAMDPSVPLFAFVFLVALGVDYNIFLMTRVREEVGRLGHRAGVLKGLRVTGGVITSAGVVLAATFAALGVIPVLFLLQLAIIVALGVLIDTTLVRSLLVPALALEIGPKTWWPSKLARERSDAEERTPETARVES
- a CDS encoding NAD-dependent succinate-semialdehyde dehydrogenase, with amino-acid sequence MSSTTATLETKVLDDVHGKLFIGGEWIDGEQGTIDVRDPATGEVIKQIANGSVEDGVRALDAAVDAQEAWGRTPARVRGEILRKAFDLLQERKEEFALLMTLEMGKPLAEARGEVAYGGEFLRWFSEEAVRIDGRYMMTPEGTGQMIVTHRPVGPCFLITPWNFPLAMATRKLGPALAAGCTAVVKPATLTPLTTLALVALLEEAGLPKGVVNVITTKSTGALSEKLLADPRLRKVSFTGSTPVGVNLLKQAADNVLKASMELGGNAPFVVFDDADLDKAVEGALLAKFRNIGQACTAANRFIVHESLADEFAQRVGDAVKAMKIGRGTEEGVTIGPLVEDKAVANAVRLVESAVADGATLVTGGKAIDGPGSFFEPTVLDGVNADMAVSIEEIFGPVVAIQRFRTEEEAVRLANGSEYGLVGYVFTEDTKRGQRMIELIDTGMMGLNVGVVSNAAGPFGGVKQSGLGREGGAEGIHEYLETKYTLMPNPFA
- a CDS encoding phosphoketolase family protein, with the translated sequence MATWQHRQSAPTANDLAQVDAWWRAANYLSVGQIYLLDNPLLREPLAREHLKSRLLGHWGTTPGLTFVQAHLNRAIRERDQRALFVTGPGHGGPGVVAAAYLDGAYSERFPEITRDERGMQRLFRQFSFPGGIPSHAAPETPGSINEGGELGYSLAHAYGAAFDDPDLLVACVIGDGEAETGPLAAAWHSNKFANPEADGVVLPILHLNGYKIANPTVLARIPEAELVALMRGYGHEPIVVSVGEGEPTEESHARFAAALDDALDRIATIKADAKADAAAGRQGARPAWPMIVLRSPKGWTGPERVDGEQVEGTWRAHQVPLSGVRDDEGHRRQLEEWLRSYRPDELFDEHGAPAPIVATHAPDGDLRMSAIPVANGGLLRRDLRLTDFRDHAFEVDVAARGADDEESTGVLGAWLAEVIRDNPETFRVFGPDETASNRLAPGVYAATEKQWNGVTLPSDEHLAPTGRVMEVLSEHLCQGWLEGYLLTGRHGLLNTYEAFAHIVDSMLNQHAKWLEAALHVPWREPIASLNYLLSSHVWRQDHNGFSHQDPGFIDVALNKSADVMRVYLPFDANTLLSTADHCLRSTGYINVVVAGKHAEPQWLTMEEAVEHCTRGLGILPWAGNETADRAPDAVLAAAGDVPTLEVLAAAALLRELVPDLTVRVVNVVDLMRLQTEEQHPHGLPDAEFDRILLRDKPIVFAYHGYPWLIHRLTYRRAGHDQLHVHGYLERGTTTTPFDMVMLNDLDRYRLAMDVIERVPGMAEAHADVLEHLADARARARAHTREHGVDMPEVADWRWPSDVGRG
- a CDS encoding isochorismatase family protein, which codes for MNRALLIVDVQNDFTEGGALGTQGGAAAAAAITEHLRTHAYDLVAASRDWHDGENDNGGHFASGEPDFVDTWPAHCVAGTEGAEYHPALDVLAIDVHIKKGQGKPAYSAFEGTTDDGETLDEVLEEQGIEALDVVGIATDYCVKASALDAALAGLKVRVIDGLTSAVSPESRATALDELRDAGVEVVATA